One stretch of Natronobacterium texcoconense DNA includes these proteins:
- a CDS encoding class I SAM-dependent methyltransferase: protein MSVREEFDEWAEAGKDKGMEERHWHTAKHALARMPVEEGDTILDLGTGSGYALRALRETANTGPSYGLDGSPEMVRNARDYTDEDDIEYVCGDFDDLPFEDDSIDHVWTMEAFYYAANPHNTLEEIARILRPGGTFYCAVNYYEENVHSHEWQEKISVEMTRWDREQYREAFREAGLHVAEQDNIPDLEITIPGEAEFPTEDWDTREEMVERYREYGTLLTVGVAP from the coding sequence ATGAGCGTGCGTGAAGAGTTCGACGAGTGGGCCGAAGCGGGCAAGGACAAGGGTATGGAAGAACGCCACTGGCACACGGCGAAACACGCGCTCGCGCGCATGCCAGTCGAGGAAGGCGACACGATTCTCGACCTGGGAACCGGATCGGGATACGCGCTGCGAGCACTCCGAGAAACGGCGAACACGGGTCCGTCGTACGGACTCGACGGCTCACCCGAGATGGTCCGAAACGCTCGCGACTACACCGACGAGGACGACATCGAGTACGTCTGTGGCGACTTCGACGACCTCCCGTTCGAAGACGACTCGATCGACCACGTCTGGACGATGGAGGCGTTCTATTACGCCGCCAATCCCCACAACACCCTCGAGGAAATCGCCCGCATCCTCCGACCGGGCGGGACCTTCTACTGTGCGGTCAACTACTACGAGGAGAACGTCCACTCCCACGAGTGGCAGGAGAAGATTTCCGTCGAGATGACCCGCTGGGATCGCGAGCAGTACCGCGAAGCGTTCCGGGAAGCCGGCCTTCACGTCGCCGAACAGGACAACATCCCGGACCTCGAGATCACGATCCCGGGCGAAGCCGAGTTTCCGACGGAAGACTGGGACACCCGCGAGGAGATGGTCGAACGCTACCGCGAGTACGGCACGCTGTTGACGGTCGGCGTCGCCCCCTAA
- a CDS encoding 2Fe-2S iron-sulfur cluster-binding protein yields the protein MLTIEYDGERIECERGANLRDVLLDAGLSPHNGMADRINCGGHATCGTCAVRVEGEVGEPTPAERRRLSMPPLRGREGLRLSCQTEVLGDLEVTKGEGFWGQRKRADERSETPESAP from the coding sequence ATGCTGACGATAGAGTACGACGGCGAGCGGATCGAGTGCGAACGCGGCGCGAACCTCCGGGACGTACTGCTAGACGCGGGGCTGTCACCACACAACGGGATGGCTGACAGGATCAACTGTGGCGGTCACGCGACCTGTGGTACCTGTGCCGTTCGAGTCGAAGGCGAGGTCGGTGAACCGACGCCGGCCGAACGGCGACGGCTCTCGATGCCGCCACTACGGGGCCGTGAGGGACTGCGACTGTCCTGCCAGACCGAAGTGCTCGGCGACCTCGAAGTGACGAAAGGCGAGGGGTTCTGGGGACAGCGAAAACGAGCCGACGAACGATCCGAGACGCCAGAGTCGGCTCCCTAG
- a CDS encoding DUF1684 domain-containing protein, whose amino-acid sequence MSETDADFDVDQWRAELESKREEKDGFFGEHPQSPIPPEERDGFDGLDYFDPDADYRVTATATVHDDPEVVLMDTTTGREMRYLRTVTLTFDLEREDDDLEDGTYELAAYQQERPGSEQPEPLFVPFRDKTTGQQTYQGGRYMELASDRELADGDELVVDFNLAYTPFCAYSETFDCPLPPEENWLEVTIPAGERFE is encoded by the coding sequence ATGAGCGAGACGGACGCCGATTTCGACGTCGATCAGTGGCGCGCGGAACTCGAGTCGAAACGCGAGGAGAAAGACGGTTTCTTTGGCGAGCACCCACAGTCGCCGATTCCGCCCGAGGAGCGCGACGGGTTCGACGGACTCGATTACTTCGATCCGGATGCCGACTACCGCGTGACCGCGACCGCGACGGTCCACGACGACCCCGAAGTCGTCCTGATGGACACGACGACGGGCCGAGAGATGCGCTATCTCCGGACCGTCACGCTTACCTTCGACCTCGAGCGTGAGGACGACGACCTCGAGGACGGCACGTACGAGTTGGCGGCCTACCAGCAGGAACGACCCGGCAGCGAGCAGCCGGAGCCGCTTTTCGTCCCGTTCCGGGACAAGACGACGGGCCAGCAGACCTACCAGGGCGGTCGGTACATGGAACTGGCGTCCGACCGCGAACTCGCGGATGGAGACGAACTCGTCGTCGACTTCAACCTCGCGTACACGCCCTTCTGTGCCTACAGCGAGACGTTCGACTGTCCGCTGCCGCCGGAAGAGAACTGGCTCGAGGTGACGATTCCGGCCGGGGAACGGTTCGAGTAG
- a CDS encoding metal-dependent hydrolase has protein sequence MWPWEHAIVGYLAYSLFCHAYYRESPGGLEAFAVVFASVLPDIIDKPLAWEYGVFETGYALGHSIFFAIPLAIVVGFLARSWGRTRTGVAFGLGYLLHLPADVVDGYVRGGELEWGIVLWPVAPVETPPTHTHEGFLAEFTRLFAGYFDQLLAGDLSTYLWLQVGIAVLTALLWVYDGVPVVRECLLWAKRVLSSVGAAIRGLTNSQRR, from the coding sequence ATGTGGCCCTGGGAACACGCGATCGTCGGCTACCTCGCGTACTCGCTGTTCTGTCACGCCTACTACCGCGAGTCGCCGGGCGGCCTCGAGGCGTTCGCAGTCGTCTTCGCCTCCGTTCTCCCCGATATCATCGACAAACCACTGGCCTGGGAGTACGGCGTCTTCGAGACCGGATACGCGCTCGGTCACTCGATCTTCTTCGCGATCCCGCTGGCGATCGTCGTCGGCTTTCTCGCGCGCTCGTGGGGCCGAACGCGTACAGGAGTTGCCTTCGGCCTAGGCTATCTGCTTCACCTGCCGGCAGACGTCGTCGACGGCTACGTCAGGGGTGGCGAGCTCGAGTGGGGGATCGTCCTCTGGCCGGTCGCGCCGGTCGAGACACCCCCGACGCACACTCACGAAGGGTTTCTCGCCGAGTTCACGCGGTTGTTCGCCGGCTATTTCGACCAACTTCTTGCCGGCGACCTCTCGACGTATCTGTGGCTCCAGGTCGGGATCGCCGTCCTGACGGCTCTCCTGTGGGTCTACGACGGCGTGCCTGTCGTGCGCGAGTGTCTGCTGTGGGCTAAACGAGTGCTGTCGTCGGTCGGGGCGGCTATTCGTGGACTGACGAACTCCCAGCGACGATAA
- a CDS encoding DUF7127 family protein has protein sequence MNVPEPLREADGQDSLVRSFEYDDREDLVVVDFGQNVATDDGVSIDVLDSRVIVVAGDRQLEFDLPATANDVTVHNGVLTIEGDAGE, from the coding sequence GTGAACGTACCAGAACCACTTCGAGAAGCCGACGGTCAGGATTCGCTCGTCCGCAGTTTCGAGTACGACGACCGCGAGGACCTCGTCGTCGTCGACTTCGGACAGAACGTGGCGACCGACGACGGCGTCTCGATCGACGTCCTCGACTCGAGAGTCATCGTCGTCGCGGGCGACCGACAACTCGAGTTCGATCTTCCGGCGACGGCGAACGACGTGACCGTTCACAACGGCGTGTTGACGATCGAAGGCGACGCGGGCGAGTGA
- a CDS encoding CPBP family intramembrane glutamic endopeptidase, which produces MNDRRPLLVFLGSLVALSGGFVAISWLADVSMLVLLPAYMFTPMLAGIVTCIAGGPSFEAAGLRFPHGRFRWLAVAAAVPILLVLVGTAIALAIPGVEFVPDANPLTGEGTEFAETQTQDGEAAAGPDLPGWPWNLLITIVAALVFGVTINAVLAFGEEFGWRGVLLTELAPFGFWGASAIIGVLWGLWHAPGILEGYNYPNYPVVGAGVMTLACLAMSPVYTYVTMQAKSVLAPTILHGTFNGFAATMLVFAQGGHELLVNSVGGMGILAFGLAAVVIAVRGAPDLEREWALPDEGTAGEGETRDRDSGPLEASPPEE; this is translated from the coding sequence GTGAACGATCGTCGACCGCTTCTCGTCTTTCTCGGGTCTCTCGTGGCGCTCTCTGGTGGTTTCGTCGCTATCTCGTGGCTCGCCGACGTCAGTATGCTCGTACTCTTGCCCGCGTACATGTTCACGCCGATGCTCGCCGGAATCGTCACCTGCATCGCTGGTGGCCCGTCGTTCGAGGCGGCAGGGCTCCGGTTTCCCCACGGACGCTTTCGCTGGCTCGCGGTCGCCGCGGCCGTTCCGATCCTCCTCGTGTTGGTCGGGACGGCGATCGCACTCGCGATTCCGGGCGTCGAGTTCGTCCCCGACGCGAACCCGCTGACCGGCGAGGGGACCGAGTTCGCCGAGACCCAGACACAGGACGGTGAGGCTGCCGCTGGACCGGACCTTCCCGGCTGGCCCTGGAACCTGCTGATTACGATCGTCGCCGCACTCGTCTTCGGCGTGACGATCAACGCCGTCCTCGCGTTCGGCGAGGAGTTCGGCTGGCGCGGCGTCCTCCTGACCGAACTCGCACCGTTTGGCTTCTGGGGTGCCTCGGCGATCATCGGCGTACTCTGGGGTCTCTGGCACGCGCCGGGGATCCTCGAGGGATACAACTACCCGAACTACCCCGTCGTCGGCGCCGGAGTGATGACCCTCGCCTGCCTCGCGATGTCGCCGGTCTACACGTACGTCACGATGCAAGCGAAGTCGGTGCTCGCGCCGACGATCCTGCACGGGACGTTCAACGGCTTCGCGGCGACGATGCTGGTCTTCGCACAGGGTGGCCACGAACTCCTCGTTAACTCCGTCGGCGGAATGGGGATTCTGGCCTTCGGCCTCGCTGCAGTCGTGATCGCCGTTCGCGGTGCGCCCGATCTCGAGCGGGAGTGGGCGCTCCCTGACGAAGGTACTGCGGGCGAAGGCGAAACTAGAGATCGAGATTCAGGCCCGCTCGAGGCGTCGCCACCCGAGGAGTGA
- a CDS encoding ATP-dependent DNA helicase has protein sequence MTDWRPIFGHDEPYDEQVDGIETAIQTAREGGYTVVEGACGTGKTMLALTAGIDLVRDPDSDYERVFVLTSVKQQLRQFEEDLETINENLPDDWQPVSGLTLVGKADVCPYNREGAAGIDDGNVYDRCETLRDRTRDLVGEGGETTAGTLAARARSQQIGLADSGSSTSSNFLETAGEPTPYPPDMPAYSDGGPVSAETEYCPFYAQYLEDLPDGEDGDPAEAVPYDFTEAGMVTPEDLVARAARNGTCPHSVMGAVLGQVEVVVGNYYHAFDPRTTGSFTGALLDDSTFVVCDEAHMLEPRVRDLVSDGVADRTLRDAETELSRVIQPVKFEREGRNAQGGSKTADADLVRAELNDSDVSYEELNRTLEFVQDLRVELDRRVTAHLDRNHRGWESNLTDLEDEEIPLRDPAEPAEDEITEWAREAGYGDVEWVRAESVGAVVARILNEAEDEERTRAAPAVGRVLGEWYRCDHTDYFREIELERTWDDTEPADSWRRAYNARLALHNCVPSDAIGERLGTFGGGVLMSATLEPMAAFTEVTGLEYLEREADRPVVERRYGLHFPEENRESFAVAAPKYTYDNRGRPGEENQTRTHYADAVSQVAGLPGNVLVGMPSYAEAEWIAGELEERVDKPVLLDASSDDETTQSLKSEFFAGEGKVLVTSLRGTLTEGVDYSGDRLSAAVVCGVPIVNTSSPRTKAVRRAYDDAFGDGFEYALTIPAVRKARQAIGRVIRSPEDMGVRVLLDERYARDSWDSVRGYLPDDGEFQSVSPDMLDLGLDRFRSKLES, from the coding sequence ATGACGGACTGGCGCCCGATCTTCGGCCACGACGAGCCCTACGACGAACAGGTCGACGGGATCGAGACGGCCATCCAAACCGCCCGCGAGGGCGGCTACACCGTCGTCGAGGGAGCCTGTGGCACCGGGAAGACGATGCTCGCGCTCACGGCTGGGATCGACCTCGTGCGCGACCCCGACAGCGACTACGAGCGCGTGTTCGTCCTCACGAGCGTCAAGCAACAGCTGCGCCAGTTCGAAGAAGATCTGGAGACGATAAACGAGAACCTGCCCGACGACTGGCAGCCCGTCTCGGGGCTCACGCTGGTCGGCAAGGCCGACGTCTGTCCGTACAACCGCGAGGGCGCGGCGGGGATCGACGACGGCAACGTCTACGACCGCTGTGAGACGCTGCGGGATCGGACCCGAGACCTCGTGGGAGAGGGTGGCGAGACGACCGCGGGGACCCTGGCCGCACGCGCCCGCAGCCAGCAGATCGGACTCGCCGACAGCGGGAGTTCGACCAGCAGCAACTTTCTCGAGACGGCCGGCGAACCAACGCCGTACCCGCCCGACATGCCGGCATACAGCGACGGCGGACCGGTGAGTGCCGAAACCGAGTACTGTCCGTTCTACGCACAGTATCTCGAGGATCTGCCCGACGGCGAAGACGGCGACCCGGCCGAGGCCGTCCCCTACGACTTCACCGAGGCCGGAATGGTCACGCCCGAGGATCTCGTGGCCCGTGCAGCCCGGAACGGTACCTGCCCGCACTCGGTGATGGGCGCGGTGCTGGGGCAGGTCGAGGTCGTCGTCGGCAACTACTACCACGCGTTCGATCCCCGGACGACCGGCTCCTTTACGGGTGCCTTGCTCGACGACTCGACGTTCGTCGTCTGCGACGAGGCGCACATGCTCGAGCCTCGCGTTCGCGACCTGGTCAGCGACGGTGTCGCCGACCGGACGCTTCGGGACGCCGAGACCGAACTCTCGCGAGTCATCCAGCCGGTCAAGTTCGAACGCGAGGGCCGGAACGCCCAGGGTGGGTCGAAGACCGCCGACGCCGACCTCGTACGCGCCGAACTGAACGACAGCGACGTCTCCTACGAGGAACTGAACCGTACCCTCGAGTTCGTCCAGGATCTCCGCGTGGAACTCGACCGCAGAGTAACTGCCCACCTCGACCGGAACCACAGGGGGTGGGAGTCGAACCTGACGGATCTCGAAGACGAGGAGATCCCTCTCCGTGATCCTGCCGAACCTGCCGAAGACGAGATCACAGAGTGGGCTCGCGAGGCCGGCTACGGCGACGTCGAGTGGGTCCGCGCCGAGTCCGTCGGTGCCGTCGTCGCTCGCATTCTGAACGAGGCCGAAGACGAAGAACGAACCCGTGCCGCGCCAGCGGTCGGCCGCGTGCTCGGCGAGTGGTATCGCTGCGACCACACCGACTACTTCCGGGAGATCGAACTCGAGCGCACCTGGGACGACACCGAACCCGCCGACTCCTGGCGACGGGCCTACAACGCTCGCCTCGCACTGCACAACTGCGTCCCCAGTGACGCCATCGGTGAGCGACTCGGGACTTTCGGCGGCGGCGTGTTGATGAGTGCGACGCTCGAGCCGATGGCGGCGTTTACCGAGGTGACGGGCCTCGAGTACCTCGAGCGCGAGGCAGACAGACCGGTCGTCGAACGTCGGTACGGACTGCACTTCCCCGAGGAGAACCGCGAGAGCTTCGCGGTCGCCGCGCCAAAGTACACGTACGATAACCGCGGGCGTCCGGGAGAGGAGAATCAGACCAGAACGCACTACGCCGATGCCGTCTCGCAGGTTGCCGGCCTCCCCGGAAACGTTCTCGTCGGCATGCCGAGTTACGCCGAGGCCGAGTGGATCGCCGGCGAACTCGAGGAACGGGTCGACAAACCCGTTCTGCTGGATGCCTCGAGCGACGACGAGACCACCCAGTCGCTGAAATCCGAGTTCTTCGCGGGCGAGGGGAAGGTACTCGTGACGAGTCTCCGGGGAACGCTGACGGAGGGCGTCGACTACAGCGGCGACCGCCTTTCGGCCGCCGTGGTCTGTGGCGTTCCGATCGTCAACACCTCGAGTCCGCGGACGAAGGCCGTCAGGCGAGCCTACGACGACGCCTTTGGCGACGGCTTCGAGTACGCGCTGACGATTC